DNA sequence from the Antedon mediterranea chromosome 7, ecAntMedi1.1, whole genome shotgun sequence genome:
attttagtaaaagCAATACAAATACAATCTGTCGGAAATGCTCAGCTAATGTCAAGACGTATGGAACGGTAAGGACTTGTTTGTCTTTTCGTATGGAACGGTAAGGACTTGTTTgtctgtttttaaatattagaaCCACTTACCAAATATAGTAGAATGTAcaagtattttaaataaaacctatttatatattttgttacagCCAAAGCCATGCGAGTATTGCAATGTAATTGCCGCATTTATTGGTTCAAAATGCCAACGATGTTCTAACTCTGAAAAGAAGTATGGAGCGCCTCGTGTGTGTGAACAATGTAAACAAAAGTGTGCTTTTGACAGGAGAGATGAACGCAAAAaggtaaataattaaataagaaataaatcaaaactAAACACAAAACCACCTGTGAATACTGCCACCATACTGTTCCGTGATAATCAACATGATGATTGTGGAATGAAGACGAAGAATTAAATAAATTCTAATAAACAGGACTGGCTCGTTGTGTATGGCTTATATTCACCAAGcaaaatgtgtttgttttagGTTGATGGCAAAATTCTATGCTGGTTGTGCACCTTGTCCTACAAAAGAGTTTTACAGAAAGCAAAGAAAAGGAAGTTTGATCTGATGTCAAGTCACTCATCCAGAAGCTCATCTCGGGACAGTAGAGAGCATAGTGACACCAAAGAAGCTAAGAAATCCTCAAGTAAAGACAAGTAGGTGCAATGCAATTGGTCGCGGCAGCCTCCaaccaaaattatttttttattttatagtgaaAGTATTACAACCATAACAGTTTGTGTTGAAAATCAAAGGTTTTTTGTTAAAAGACATTTCATTACATTCCATTTGACATTTTCCGCCAACAGATCATCGTCCAATcatgaaagaaagaaaagcaAAAACGATCATTCCAGTAGTAGCTCTACACCACCTGTGTAAGTAGTCATTTAAGTACTCACTTGCTATTTAAGTACTCACTTTCTATTTAAGTACTGACTTTCTATTAAGAACTCACTTAATTGCTATTGTTTTATACTCATTCTTCACACATTCTTTGAACCACAAAACATTCCATTGATGTCTTTAAGTACTGCTGTACAATACATTAATAACACTGTACTTTTTGAgtatataaatttttttataaattgaaccattttttaataaatttaattttacaaataGAGTTGAAATTGTTCTCTCTATATAGACATATGGATTTGCAATACCCTGTCCCTCTTTATATGGAaacacagacgagtggtaatagtaataaaaatatgaaacctatgttattccttatgaccatttacacacaaggCAAGGCGGACAGATGGTTTACCGTGAGGATAGATACAGAATCTATGTGGAACAAGCTGCATGGTTTTTTCCGCTTATCattaccactcgtctgtgtaaatttgcctttattaaCGATTTCTGTTTCAAACATACAGGTAAATCATTTCTTATTTCTGTAGATCTGCTCTTCATAAGATCGTCTTCAATAACTCATCTGAGCTGATGATGAATGATCCTAGAAATTCTGATCATGTTGTTGCCATGACGCAGCTCAGAGAACAGGTTGCATCACTTAAGAAACAAGTGATGGAGAGAGATAGATTTGccattgaaaaagaaaaacaggTAGGACAGCGAGTTGGCAAACTACTcattaaaaatgaatgaatgaattatgcaaaataaaaattgttattttcacATCCAGGATGTgaatttccttttaaaattaaataaaaatcatgtttttttttcattgactataattaattaattatttgaaaatacaataaaacaaaaagctATAATTTATGATGCCAGGGACATGACACTTTTATTTGGCCTTGATTCTCTTTTGTTTTGTACTTTGTTTTAGTATCCAGGATGttaactatttttttattttactgttgtAGATTGCTGAGTTAAAGGCGACATGTTTGAGTGCAGAGAAAGATTTAAGAATAAGAATGTTACAACTCCAGAAACAACACTCGGGAACTATAGAAGAGTTACAGGTAAGATACTAGGGTGTAATTGAGCTTCAACCAAGCTTCAGTCTTCCCATATCTCAATAAGAGTTACAGGTAAGATACTAGGGTGTAATTGAGCTTCAACCAAGGTTCAGTCTTCCCATATCTCAATGAAGAGTTACAGGTAAGATACTAGGGTGTAATTGAGCTTCAACCAAGCTTCAGTCTTCCCATATCTCAATGAAGAGTTACAGGTAAGATACTAGGGTGTAATTGAGTTTCAACCAAGCTTCAGTCTTCCCATATCTCAAATGAAGAGTTACAGGTAAGATACTAGGGTGTAATTGAGCTTCAACCAAGCTTCAGTCTTCCCATATCTCAATGAAGAGTTACAGGTAAGATACTAGGGTGTAATTGAGTTTCAACCAAGCTTCAGTCTTCCCATATCTCAATAAAGAGTTACAGGTAAGATACTAGGGTGTAATTGAGTTTCAACCAAGCTTCAGTCTTCCCATATCTCAAATGAAGAGTTACAGGTAAGATACTAGGATGTAATTGAGCTTCAACCAAGCTTCAGTCTTCCCATATCTCAAATGAAGAGTTACAGGTAAGATACTAGGGTGTAATTGAGCTTCAACCAAGCTTCAGTCTTCCCATATCTCAATAAAGAGTTACAGGTAAGATACTAGAGTGTAATTGAGCTTCAACCAAGCTTCAGTCTTCCCCTATCTCAATGAAGAGTTACAGGTAAGATACTAGGGTGTAATCGAGTTTCAACCAAGCTTCAGTCTTCCCATATATCAATGAAGAGTTACAGGTAAGATACTAGGGTGTAATTGAGCTTCAACCAAGCTTCAGTCTTCCCATATCTCAATGAAGAGTTACAGGTAAGATACTAGGGTGTAATTGAGTTTCAACCAAGCTTCAGTCTTCCCATATCTCAATAAAGAGTTACAGGTAAGATACTAGAGTGTAATTGAGCTTCAACCAAGCTTCAGTCTTCCCCTATCTCAATGAAGAGTTACAGGTAAGATACTAGGGTGTAATCGAGTTTCAACCAAGCTTCAGTCTTCCCATATCTCAATGAAGAGTTACAGGTAAGATACTAGGGTGTAATTGAGCTTCAACCAAGCTTCAGTCTTCCCATATCTCAATGAAGAGTTACAGGTAAGATACTAGGGTGTAATTGAGCTTCAACCAAGCTTCAGTCTTCCCATATCTCAATGAAGAGTTACAGGTAAGATACTAGGGTGTAATTGAGTTTCAACCAAGCTTCAGTCTTCCCATATCTCAAATAAATGTTCACAATTTTTAGACTAATTTTCACCAAACAAtgggtgtttttatgttaccttTTTTACGCTTCTATAAAAAAGTCTGGAGTTAGAAAGTGTTATTTGTAACATGATTTCCCGGCTGCTTTTGATAATGATGCTGCTTATGATAATCTGTAtgtcaaattttgtttttttttcagtcaaGAAACCGAATGTTGAACAAACAGTTACAGCAGGTAAAAAACAAGCAGTCTGTGACTTAACTGAAATGTTAACTGTTACTTAGCTTCATACTAAAGACACTGAGTTGTTGCCACATCCTCCAATACCTTTGAATGTAACAATTGTTTTAATGCTACAGTTAACAGTTTCAAAAGTAAGTGGTATATTATGGGAAAACCTCATCCCAAAAAATGTTTCAATGctagatttttttaaagattttaatatctgattttaataactgACCAAGAATGATGGAATCAAAAATGagatgaataaatttaaatattggacataaaaaaaatattttaataaaccaTGTAGAATCTTAAAAGTTTGTCCTAATGAAAGCGCCCTCTATTCTTGTTTAAGCTTTTTTTGTATTTCGTGTCCAAATATCAAGCCAGTTTTCAGCCTTTTTGATAATGTTATGATATGTTCCATGCTAATTTGGCAGTTGTAAGACAGCTCatgttatttgtatatttaaataatttatatacatatgtGTATTAAGACTAGCGATAATGATGTATTTTAGTCGACTGTAATATATGAcatgattttataaaatataataataaaatgtatgctaaacaaaaaaaatatttattctacAAAAATTCGCTTACCAAATTAATGGACtaataatttgtaaacattgtaaaaattgtagtaatattatttgtaGGACTTGGAACTTAATATTTCTGCTAATAAGAACTACTTTAAACTTACTTGTACATATTAGGGTTCACATTCTGCTATTGATACTTTTCTATTGATACTTTGCTATTGATACTTTGCTATTAATACTTTGTCATACTCTTACTtggtatacagtaggcctatatgttctgtagtttaagttgttttattttcaatgttgatGAATACGCGACCAAGTAAAAATTTTGTTGGTTTGTATGGAAAAATGAGTTTGTGGATAGTATTAATAACTATCCAAGATTTGATCAACGACGACCTGGGAACTGGTGACgccatgttaattcattgtgcgcatgcaaAGACATTGAGATGTGCTTACTTGCCTGTGCAGTTGCTTCACAAAGTTTTGACGGAGTATAACATGTACAGAGGTGATGATCAACAAAACAATTGGatatgtctaaagctctgtctacactatcaaattagtttgacaaaaaaagttgatgtgcccaaatatcctgtccattttttgtcatatcaagtttgatagtgtagacaggctTTAGGTTGTCCAAATAGAAAGCTCCCTCTATGTTgaaaattattcaaataatgtaattatgtaGAAACAATTATTAATGCTTTTTGAAGTTTTTTAACAAAGTTCGTGAGTGTATGCATAGTGAACGATGTCAATATTGTATAGATTTTCTGTTAATAATATATTGCTGCTGAGTTTATAAGTTAATAATTGTAGGAATATTTGTATGTTTGGGCGGCATTTGTAAATAAACTAACGATGTTCtatatttctgatattttattgtatttttcttttattaacaGTGAATATTTACAAAGGATAACTGACGGAATATGCGTTATCTTTCGCGTTTGAAACGCAATACTATTGGTTCAAACGTATTGGTTTATTACGTTGTAAAACGCAACGTAATAAAGTTTGCCCTTCCAATATAATTGTGTTGCGCCTACGTGAATCAAACCTGCAATGTTTGCAGCACAGTTGCGTCGtcagttcccacttgtgattatgcaatacaacactttgcctcaatacgtcgctgcgttgcgttctagtgagaaccacgctttaaatAAGGTTCACGTACTGCTCTCTCCCGACGCCGTGCTTAATGATCGTCGTTGTCTTTGTAAATACATAGAATTAACCAAGGTTCGCGTCGACGTTCCGGTCGGTAAACGCAATCTGGTATCTATGGGTGCTGTATCGTCTACTAATGGCTTAACATATCGTATAGCATAAATCTTAAttacaaatatacaaattaaaacaaccCAGCAATTTAATATAAGCGCACTGGCTATGTATATACATTTCGTAAAAAGTTCTTTTTCATCAGTTACAAAATACGGTGGAAGAAACGCCAGCAGTATGACGACTGTAGTGAAAGAACAGAAACTTAAAAATCTAGATTCGTAATAGTTATCGGGAAGGCGACGAGCCTTAAACACAGACGCACAGCAAACAAGGATGAAGACGAAATTGTAGGCTAGACTGGTGATCACTTCGTTTATTTGGATGTTACACGCAAGCTCGATTCTTGGTGAGTCTCCCAAGACTTTGCGAGGAAGTACGTCTGGTGGATACAACAGCAACCAAACACTGGATATTATAACctggaaataaatattacaaaatttcAGAATTAGTTGGTtagatcagggagttgtaattacaactccctgggTAGATCATTaattgaaggtttgcatggcgaaatcaatatgttaatataaagtttgcggtacagcCCTACATCTTGTTCTGCAAAGAACTGCTAAAGTTCCTCGACGTTTCGATTGTGCTCTAGAGCAACAGCGATCTACAGTACATCACCAGATCATTGAGTGACATTAATTATAACACGAAAGTGTAACttcttttattattgaaatttcAGGAAAAGGGttcttgtttattaatatttcttatCCAtgcaaaacataaataattggTTTAATACCTGTATAGAAACAACAATCAGTAAGATTCCAAGTTGTTTCGGTCGTTGGATTAGTTTTGGATTTTCTGTTGAATCTGTAGCAAATGCAACCGAAAATATTTTCTGAAGTCTAATACTCTTTAGAGCCATTGATGAATACATTAGGCAGCCTCCGATGGCGGGTAGAAGCCTTGCCGCCGCACAAACAGTCTCACTGGGTTTAACAGCAAACGTTATTGTAGCTACCAACACTATTGTCTCACCAAATAAAATGAGATAATTTAGAAGGGGCTCAGAAGTTTGAAGAATCTGCTCCTTTCGGTAGAAAATGAAGAATATGAGTACGATTAAAATGCCTACAAGTCCGATCGATGCCGTTATAAGAATCAGAGAACCAAGATGGCTTCCCCAACTGACATAAACTTCCTCCAGTACAAGACATTCCATATGCGTGTTGTCAGGACCAGTTGACCCGTTACATTTCCAGCATTCCTTGTCATTATCAGGATCTACAATTGTGTCGTCAATACATGCTTTACATTCCCAACAACATCTCACTCTTTCGTAAATCAATACAGTTTGAAATCCGGCTGGACATGTCTCACTACATTGGGATTGTGGGATCGACCCGTTTATCGATGATTTCACCGACCAAGTAATGTCATCATTAAAATCAGAGAAGCCGTCTGTAGTAGTCCATGTTCCCACAGGGTAAGCGCGTAACTTCCCAACTACGGCATCACGTTGGAAATAACTCATCCTGTAACGCCCCTGGATGTCTCCGTGTGAATCGAACTCTATGCGCCCGTTAACAAGACTGTCAAAAGATGTTCTTCGTAATTCTTCCAGCAAGATGTCACCTGGCACCTGTTGCATTATTTCAACACATTTGTTGTTGGTCGGTTTAGTATCGTGACAAAGTGAGCTTTGTATGCTGTGCAGTGCGTAAGCGAACGCGTATACGCTATCCATCACTAAGGTATCGTGTGAATCAGTGTCGTCCTCATCAATGCATGACGTCATTGAGCAATTTTTTTCGTAATACTCAGAAAACCAAGGATTGTTTGACGTTAATGGAGTAGTTGAGATAAACGATAAATCGAAAGCCCGTAATCGTTCTGAATACGGTACCATCGTGAACGATCCTTCTGCTGCAGCTTCGTGTTCTACAATGCCTTTAACTCCAGCATTCCCAATGGCGTCACTTGCGATCCATATAAAAACACCAGTGGCATTGAGACGCTCTACAGCATCAAATACAGCGTTGGCCGTTTCTAAGTCTAAGAACAATACCACCGCCACTGCACCTCTGTCTAAGAGTATTTGTACTATCTGCTTCATGTTACTATCAACTGATACAGCTTCTTCGACTGCTAAACATATTTGATCTGCTGATTGTTTCTGGAACTCGCTGTAGCCATTGCGCCCGTAACTGTCATCAGAGTACAGAATAGAGACGTATGTCCAGTTGAAGTGGAGAACCAGATCAATCATGGCAGTCACCTAcgaaaaatcaaatattaaggcaaaattaaaacaaacactaACGAGTGTAGAATGTTTCCATTTATAAAGATTTGTTTCAACTAAGACGCAGCGCAAGGACGACGTAAGCGCAAGGATGACGTAAGCGCAAGGATGACGTAAGCGCAAGGCACAAGCACAATTAAttaaagtgtacaaaatattgaaagaagagcaaataaaatgtgtaatatGTAAAGTATAATTATACGCGCTAAAATCGACTTACCTGGAATCTATCAGGCGGTACAGTCCTAAGAAAATACTCATACTTAATCTTGTCGCTAAGTTCATCACTGGTTGACAGGTAGCTAATCTGAGGAACGTTGAATAGACCCAAAGTGGTGGCTGCCTGAATACTGCTACTACTCCTCTGAGCACCAATCACACCAGAAATATTACGGAATTGTGTACAATCTGTTGGTGGTGGAGCTATACAACTCCCAACACATGTCTCTTGTTCGTTTACATGTTCCTGATCTAGCACAAAGTTAACACTTTCCCCCAAAGCTACCGCATCATAGTAACATGTATCTCTGATATCAAATCCTAGTTTTATTCCAGGTAACATTTttaagtctttgtttattttatcaacAGCGTACACTAATGCCTCGACTCGTTTGATGTATGGAACGGCTAAAATGCCTTCACATTCACCACTCGTCTCGTTGTATTCATGAACTG
Encoded proteins:
- the LOC140054004 gene encoding protein FAM76A-like encodes the protein MKSEMSAVAEPLFACTKCNSRHPFDELSQGQQLCKECRGNYPVVKCTYCRAEFQQENKSNTNTICRKCSANVKTYGTPKPCEYCNVIAAFIGSKCQRCSNSEKKYGAPRVCEQCKQKCAFDRRDERKKVDGKILCWLCTLSYKRVLQKAKKRKFDLMSSHSSRSSSRDSREHSDTKEAKKSSSKDKSSSNHERKKSKNDHSSSSSTPPVSALHKIVFNNSSELMMNDPRNSDHVVAMTQLREQVASLKKQVMERDRFAIEKEKQIAELKATCLSAEKDLRIRMLQLQKQHSGTIEELQSRNRMLNKQLQQVKNKQSVT
- the LOC140055597 gene encoding metabotropic glutamate receptor 3-like translates to MFQSSMPKYMLMNVFNLVLLFCLARSSSTDRYFVDGDLILGALMPVHEYNETSGECEGILAVPYIKRVEALVYAVDKINKDLKMLPGIKLGFDIRDTCYYDAVALGESVNFVLDQEHVNEQETCVGSCIAPPPTDCTQFRNISGVIGAQRSSSSIQAATTLGLFNVPQISYLSTSDELSDKIKYEYFLRTVPPDRFQVTAMIDLVLHFNWTYVSILYSDDSYGRNGYSEFQKQSADQICLAVEEAVSVDSNMKQIVQILLDRGAVAVVLFLDLETANAVFDAVERLNATGVFIWIASDAIGNAGVKGIVEHEAAAEGSFTMVPYSERLRAFDLSFISTTPLTSNNPWFSEYYEKNCSMTSCIDEDDTDSHDTLVMDSVYAFAYALHSIQSSLCHDTKPTNNKCVEIMQQVPGDILLEELRRTSFDSLVNGRIEFDSHGDIQGRYRMSYFQRDAVVGKLRAYPVGTWTTTDGFSDFNDDITWSVKSSINGSIPQSQCSETCPAGFQTVLIYERVRCCWECKACIDDTIVDPDNDKECWKCNGSTGPDNTHMECLVLEEVYVSWGSHLGSLILITASIGLVGILIVLIFFIFYRKEQILQTSEPLLNYLILFGETIVLVATITFAVKPSETVCAAARLLPAIGGCLMYSSMALKSIRLQKIFSVAFATDSTENPKLIQRPKQLGILLIVVSIQVIISSVWLLLYPPDVLPRKVLGDSPRIELACNIQINEVITSLAYNFVFILIYAIRYVKPLVDDTAPIDTRLRLPTGTSTRTLVNSMYLQRQRRSLSTASGESST